The Etheostoma cragini isolate CJK2018 chromosome 5, CSU_Ecrag_1.0, whole genome shotgun sequence genome contains a region encoding:
- the LOC117944605 gene encoding zinc finger CCHC domain-containing protein 8-like, protein MQYGSIPMQTSHLKQNYAAYLSSNFPTPGATGNKRRHESESSPQQRKKTRPSPDRSSERSSDMDIESGNCSSQSLFLAGTS, encoded by the exons ATGCAGTATGGTTCTATTCCAATGCAGACCAGCCACTTGAAGCAAAACTATGCAGCTTACCTGTCTAGCAACTTCCCTACG CCTGGTGCCACCGGCAACAAGAGACGGCATGAATCTGAATCATCTCCACAGCAAAGGAAGAAGACGAGGCCCAGTCCGGATCGGAGCTCTGAAAGAAGCTCGGACATGGATATTGAATCAGGTAACTGTTCTTCCCAGTCACTTTTTTTAGCAGGCACATCATAA